A part of Bubalus bubalis isolate 160015118507 breed Murrah chromosome 6, NDDB_SH_1, whole genome shotgun sequence genomic DNA contains:
- the LOC102389104 gene encoding heterogeneous nuclear ribonucleoprotein A3 isoform X2: MEGHDPKEPEQLRKLFIGGLSFETTDDSLREHFEKWGTLTDCVVMRDPQTKRSRGFGFVTYSCVEEVDAAMCARPHKVDGRVVEPKRAVSREDSVKPGAHLTVKKIFVGGIKEDTEEYNLRDYFEKYGKIETIEVMEDRQSGKKRGFAFVTFDDHDTVDKIVVQKYHTINGHNCEVKKALSKQEMQSAGSQRGRGGGSGNFMGRGGNFGGGGGNFGRGGNFGGRGGYGGGGGGSRGSYGGGDGGYNGFGGDGGNYGGGPGYSSRGGYGGGGPGGYGNQGGGYGGGGGGYDGYNEGGNFGGNYGGGGNYNDFGNYSGQQQSNYGPMKGGSFGGRSSGSPYGGGYGSGGGSGGYGSRRF, from the exons ATGGAG GGTCATGATCCCAAGGAACCAGAGCAGTTGAGAAAGCTGTTCATTGGTGGTCTGAGCTTTGAAACTACAGATGACAGCTTAAGAGAACACTTTGAGAAATGGGGCACACTTACAGATTGTGTGGTGATGAGAGACCCCCAAACAAAACGTTCCAGGGGCTTTGGTTTTGTGACTTACTCTTGTGTTGAAGAAGTGGATGCAGCGATGTGTGCTCGACCGCACAAGGTTGATGGGCGTGTAGTGGAACCAAAGAGAGCTGTTTCTAGAGAGGATTCTGTAAAGCCTGGTGCCCATCTAACAGTGAAGAAAATTTTTGTTGGTGGTATTAAAGAAGATACAGAAGAATATAATTTGAGAGACTACTTTGAAAAGTATGGCAAGATTGAAACCATAGAAGTTATGGAAGACAGGCAGAGTGGGAAAAAGAGAGGATTTGCTTTTGTAACTTTTGATGATCATGATACAGTTGATAAAATTGTTGTTCAGAAATACCACACTATTAATGGGCATAATTGTGAAGTGAAAAAGGCCCTTTCTAAACAAGAGATGCAATCTGCTGGATCACAAAGAGGTCGTGGAGGTGGATCTGGCAACTTTATGGGTCGTGGAGGAAACTTTGGAGGTGGTGGAGGTAACTTTGGCCGTGGTGGAAACTTTGGTGGAAGAGGAGGctatggtggtggaggtggtggcagCAGAGGGAGCTATGGAGGAGGCGATGGTGGATATAATGGATTTGGAGGGGATGGTGGCAACTATGGCGGTGGTCCTGGTTATAGTAGTAGAGGAGGTTACGGTGGTGGTGGACCAGGAGGATATGGAAACCAAGGTGGTGGATATGGTGGCGGTGGTGGAGGATATGATGGTTACAATGAAGGAGGAAATTTTGGAGGTAACTATGGTGGTGGTGGAAACTATAATGATTTTGGAAATTATAGTGGACAACAGCAGTCAAATTATGGACCCATGAAAGGGGGTAGTTTTGGTGGAAGAAGCTCGGGCAGTCCCTATGGTGGTGGTTATGGATCTGGTGGTGGAAGTGGTGGATATGGTAGCAGAAGGTTctaa
- the LOC102389104 gene encoding heterogeneous nuclear ribonucleoprotein A3 isoform X3: protein MEVKPPPGRPQPDSGRRRRRRGEEGHDPKEPEQLRKLFIGGLSFETTDDSLREHFEKWGTLTDCVVMRDPQTKRSRGFGFVTYSCVEEVDAAMCARPHKVDGRVVEPKRAVSREDSVKPGAHLTVKKIFVGGIKEDTEEYNLRDYFEKYGKIETIEVMEDRQSGKKRGFAFVTFDDHDTVDKIVVQKYHTINGHNCEVKKALSKQEMQSAGSQRGRGGGSGNFMGRGGNFGGGGGNFGRGGNFGGRGGYGGGGGGSRGSYGGGDGGYNGFGGDGNYGGGGNYNDFGNYSGQQQSNYGPMKGGSFGGRSSGSPYGGGYGSGGGSGGYGSRRF from the exons ATGGAGGTAAAACCGCCGCCCGGTCGCCCCCAGCCCGACTCCggccgtcgccgccgccgccggggggAGGAGGGTCATGATCCCAAGGAACCAGAGCAGTTGAGAAAGCTGTTCATTGGTGGTCTGAGCTTTGAAACTACAGATGACAGCTTAAGAGAACACTTTGAGAAATGGGGCACACTTACAGATTGTGTGGTGATGAGAGACCCCCAAACAAAACGTTCCAGGGGCTTTGGTTTTGTGACTTACTCTTGTGTTGAAGAAGTGGATGCAGCGATGTGTGCTCGACCGCACAAGGTTGATGGGCGTGTAGTGGAACCAAAGAGAGCTGTTTCTAGAGAGGATTCTGTAAAGCCTGGTGCCCATCTAACAGTGAAGAAAATTTTTGTTGGTGGTATTAAAGAAGATACAGAAGAATATAATTTGAGAGACTACTTTGAAAAGTATGGCAAGATTGAAACCATAGAAGTTATGGAAGACAGGCAGAGTGGGAAAAAGAGAGGATTTGCTTTTGTAACTTTTGATGATCATGATACAGTTGATAAAATTGTTGTTCAGAAATACCACACTATTAATGGGCATAATTGTGAAGTGAAAAAGGCCCTTTCTAAACAAGAGATGCAATCTGCTGGATCACAAAGAGGTCGTGGAGGTGGATCTGGCAACTTTATGGGTCGTGGAGGAAACTTTGGAGGTGGTGGAGGTAACTTTGGCCGTGGTGGAAACTTTGGTGGAAGAGGAGGctatggtggtggaggtggtggcagCAGAGGGAGCTATGGAGGAGGCGATGGTGGATATAATGGATTTGGAGGGGATG GTAACTATGGTGGTGGTGGAAACTATAATGATTTTGGAAATTATAGTGGACAACAGCAGTCAAATTATGGACCCATGAAAGGGGGTAGTTTTGGTGGAAGAAGCTCGGGCAGTCCCTATGGTGGTGGTTATGGATCTGGTGGTGGAAGTGGTGGATATGGTAGCAGAAGGTTctaa
- the LOC102389104 gene encoding heterogeneous nuclear ribonucleoprotein A3 isoform X1, translating into MEVKPPPGRPQPDSGRRRRRRGEEGHDPKEPEQLRKLFIGGLSFETTDDSLREHFEKWGTLTDCVVMRDPQTKRSRGFGFVTYSCVEEVDAAMCARPHKVDGRVVEPKRAVSREDSVKPGAHLTVKKIFVGGIKEDTEEYNLRDYFEKYGKIETIEVMEDRQSGKKRGFAFVTFDDHDTVDKIVVQKYHTINGHNCEVKKALSKQEMQSAGSQRGRGGGSGNFMGRGGNFGGGGGNFGRGGNFGGRGGYGGGGGGSRGSYGGGDGGYNGFGGDGGNYGGGPGYSSRGGYGGGGPGGYGNQGGGYGGGGGGYDGYNEGGNFGGNYGGGGNYNDFGNYSGQQQSNYGPMKGGSFGGRSSGSPYGGGYGSGGGSGGYGSRRF; encoded by the coding sequence ATGGAGGTAAAACCGCCGCCCGGTCGCCCCCAGCCCGACTCCggccgtcgccgccgccgccggggggAGGAGGGTCATGATCCCAAGGAACCAGAGCAGTTGAGAAAGCTGTTCATTGGTGGTCTGAGCTTTGAAACTACAGATGACAGCTTAAGAGAACACTTTGAGAAATGGGGCACACTTACAGATTGTGTGGTGATGAGAGACCCCCAAACAAAACGTTCCAGGGGCTTTGGTTTTGTGACTTACTCTTGTGTTGAAGAAGTGGATGCAGCGATGTGTGCTCGACCGCACAAGGTTGATGGGCGTGTAGTGGAACCAAAGAGAGCTGTTTCTAGAGAGGATTCTGTAAAGCCTGGTGCCCATCTAACAGTGAAGAAAATTTTTGTTGGTGGTATTAAAGAAGATACAGAAGAATATAATTTGAGAGACTACTTTGAAAAGTATGGCAAGATTGAAACCATAGAAGTTATGGAAGACAGGCAGAGTGGGAAAAAGAGAGGATTTGCTTTTGTAACTTTTGATGATCATGATACAGTTGATAAAATTGTTGTTCAGAAATACCACACTATTAATGGGCATAATTGTGAAGTGAAAAAGGCCCTTTCTAAACAAGAGATGCAATCTGCTGGATCACAAAGAGGTCGTGGAGGTGGATCTGGCAACTTTATGGGTCGTGGAGGAAACTTTGGAGGTGGTGGAGGTAACTTTGGCCGTGGTGGAAACTTTGGTGGAAGAGGAGGctatggtggtggaggtggtggcagCAGAGGGAGCTATGGAGGAGGCGATGGTGGATATAATGGATTTGGAGGGGATGGTGGCAACTATGGCGGTGGTCCTGGTTATAGTAGTAGAGGAGGTTACGGTGGTGGTGGACCAGGAGGATATGGAAACCAAGGTGGTGGATATGGTGGCGGTGGTGGAGGATATGATGGTTACAATGAAGGAGGAAATTTTGGAGGTAACTATGGTGGTGGTGGAAACTATAATGATTTTGGAAATTATAGTGGACAACAGCAGTCAAATTATGGACCCATGAAAGGGGGTAGTTTTGGTGGAAGAAGCTCGGGCAGTCCCTATGGTGGTGGTTATGGATCTGGTGGTGGAAGTGGTGGATATGGTAGCAGAAGGTTctaa